GAAACTAGAAAACTTCTGCAGAAAAGACACAGGAGAAAACCTTTTTTCTGacacaaagatttcttagattaaaaaaaaagaaaccatgaaaccagttttaaaatttgttcccCTCTGTGGAAtgtggcctccctccctgccccagggcccctccGTGCTCCCTCTGGGGAATGAGTGCTCCCTGCCCATCCCAGGGTGTGTCAGGACACCCCACTCCTCCCCGGGGGCCCCCAGGCACCCTTAGCAAGGCCACTGTGGGCCTGGGGCGCAGGGAGGGAGGACCATCTACCCCCACGAGGTCCCAGGGCCCCTCCCGGGTCACCCGGGGGTGTCTGCCCACTGCTCTGTCCAGGGGTTCGCCCGGGCGCCACGCAGGGGTAGGGAAGAGGCTCTCACCCGGTTCCCAGTTAGGTCCCCTCGGGTCATCCCTGACCACCTTTCCAGGTGCCCCCTGCGGCCCGGCTGGAGGGTCTCTTCCCACGCAGGCGCCCCCCGGGCTCTCCCTGCCTGGGCTTGGGGCCCAACAGGGGACGGCAGCTCCCCCGGTCCCCGTGAAGCCTGGCAGCCGGAGAGGCCCTCAGCACCCCGGGGAAGCCCTGCACACCTGCGCTGGCTGCAGCCACCTGTCCCCCTCCGTGGCCCACCGCAGCGTCCCTGGGGGCGCAGGGCCCGGGCAGCCTCGGTGTCCATGTGAGCTTTGTTTTCGCCTCGTGTTCGTGCGCAGGTCGCGTGGGAAGGACCACGGGGGCGGTTGCCACACAGCCCCGGCCCAGGGCCGCATGTGCTGTGAGGAATTTTCCCACAGCCCAGGCGGGGCCGTGCCCCATGGGGTCTCCAAGGTGGGTGGGGCACCCAGCTGGGGTCCACACGCGTCCGTGTCCCCAAGTGCCGGTGCAGCCACACGTGTGCACTGTGGCCGGCCCACCCGCCGGTGATCGTCTGCAGCAGCGGCAGTGCCAGGGCCCGTCCTTGCGGACGGTCTGGGAGGTCCCGACTCCgggacagaaagcagagcagCTGGGACGTGGCCCAGGCCCACCACGTGGTGGTGCCAGCTGCGTGCAGCCgccaggccaggcctgcagaGCCCGGCGCCCACCGTGGGACGTAGCCACAAATCCAAGGCTGGGCGGGCACCTCTTTACCTCTGCCCTGGCGCCCCAGACGCCCTCCGGGGGCACAGCCCTGCCGCGCCCTGCCCACCTTCGTGCCACCCACCTGCCGTGGACGGTCTCCAGCCTCTGTCCTCAGCCGCACAGACGGACCCCAGGGCCGACCTCCTGGGGCCAAACGTGCAAACCCGCCCGGGCGGCCCAGCCTTGGCCACCTCAAGGGGGGCTGCCTGGGAGCCGGGGTCCTCAGACGTTTCCAAAACGCGGTAATTTTACGAGAGTCCGTGCGGATAAGTTAGATGCATGGAGTGTCTCCTGTCAGTGCCCCCAGGACGAGGCCCCCGAGCCGGATTCCCTCCCCTCGCCAGGGGCACAGCCCTCAGCACTGTGCCCAGCGCGTGGCCAGTGAGGCCGTGGAGGACGCTGGACAGAGGCTCGTGATGTTGCGAGACATGGGAAAGGTAAAAGGTCGTGGTGCCCTGTGACCCCAGTCTCACAGGAACCACCTGTGTGTGGCTGTCCACGTGCAGCTCCACCTGCAGACACTGCCGTGCACGGAGGCTCCAGGTGCAACAGTCCGCACGGCAGGACCGCACCGCAGGTCCAGGCTGCCGTGTCCACGTTACCTACCACAGGTGGGCTGGTGCTGCTCCAGCCGTGGCAGCCGCGCCCTGCAGGGTGGGCTCCAGGCTAAGCCTGTTGCCTCCCACCTCCCGGGTCTGCGTGGGCGGGGCCACAGGAACCAGGGAGGAAACTGCGTCAGGCTGGGGCCACTGGCCCCTCCTACAAAGCCACGGGGCTCCGTCAGCGCCCCCACGGGGCCCTCGGTGtcagagggaggggcagaggggcagagaaCCCCCAGCAGGGCACCGGCTCCCTCCCTGAGCCTGGACCACCCGCCGGCCTCTGCAGGAGGTGCCCGCCCTTGGCCCCTGCCCGCCCTTGGCCCCTGCCCGCCGCTCCACCGGCTCCAGCCCTCCCGCCTGACCCACCTGCCCTGACTGCAGGCACCTGTGCAGGGGCAGCTTCTATGCCCCCGAGGGCCCTGCTGCCTTTGGGGCACAGAGTTAACTTGTGTGGGTGCTGCTCCTGCTGCCAGTGGGTGTCTCCTGGTGCCCATGGTCCCCCGGCCCGTCTCATGCCCACCAAGAAATGGGGCTTGGCCCACCTGCCAACCACCCTGCTGCCGACGGCCACTGCCCAGGGACATGCGCTCCAGCCCCAGTGCACCCAGCCCAGCTCCGGACCCCCAAACCCcagacccccagcccagccccagaccccagcccagccccagacccccaaatcccaaaccccagaccccagacccccagacccccagcccagcccagccccagaccccagcccagccccagacccccaaatcccaaaccccagacccccagcccagccccagaccCCAGACCAGCCCCAGACCCCCAAATCCCAAACCCCAGACCCCAGACCCCCAgaccccccagcccagcccagccccagaccCCAAACCTCAGACCCCCAGCCTGACCCCTGCTCCGTGGCTGCCCGACTGTCAGGCACCGCTGGCAGCACCCGGGTGGGACGAGCCCCTTCCTtgctgggaggaggcagcagtGCCGGCCGCAGTCCCCACCCCACAGATGGCACCTGCCCCGTGGGAACCTCCTGCCCGGGGAGGGCCCAGGAGCGCAGCGGTGGGAGCAGCAGGGACAGAAGGGACAGAATCACCCTGTGCTTCGAGGAAACCGGTTCGGAGCAGTCCAGCGTGTGTCGGTTCTGGGAGGTTCCCAGTTTAAACCAGTCACCACCGGGCTACCCACGTGGGCGAGCGGCAGGGCCTGCCGTCCTAGTGGCTTGGCCGACGCTCCCTCCACGCAAGCCCAGGGAGACGCCTCCTCCAGCCCGGCCAAGGGGACAAACCAGCTCTTTTCTGGAAGCTTCTCAGGGTGTCTTTGTAGCTGGTGACACAGCCAGAGGGCAGTGGCCGAGTTCAAACCTCCTTCCTGGCGGCCAGGGATGGTGGGCAGACCCTCGGGTCGGTCTGGCCGGTGCGGTGGGCACATTGGGGCCCCGGCGCATGACCGGCGCGAGGCGGCAGCTCACGGTGTGGATGGCAGGGAGCGCCGGTCCAGGGTCAGAGTGTCGACTGCCGGGAAGTGAGGACCTGGGGGAGACTGGGGGGCACTTTGTTCAGGGGTCCTGACCGACAGGGGGCGCTGGAAGCCTCCTCTTTGTCTGCCTAGACGGGCGGGGCCCAGCCGCTGCGTCTGCACCCTGGCACAGACCTGCCGACGCCGCCGAACAGCCCAGACCCCGCGTGGGACGTCTGGGGGCCTCAGGGACTCCTCCGTCTGGGACATGCTGCAGGCCGCCTGCCCGTGCCGTGCTGCGGGTGCccgtgtgtgcacgcgtgtgctGTGTGCACGTGAGGATGCATGTGTGTGCGCCAGCATGCGTGGGAGAGGTCTGAGGTGGGTGCTGGTGGAACACGTCTGCGGGAGTGAGGCCGGGCACGTGGTCGGGATGAAACTGCAGATCCTCAGCCCCTCGGCCCGCGGCTACGCGGGTTAGACAAGGCGCCCTCTTCCTGCACCTGCTCTGCCGCCTCCCCTTCCCGCGTGGCCTGGTGCCCAGTCCATCCCTGCGCACCACCCCCACGGCGCTCGGCGACGCCCCGGCTCCTGGACCCTCAGGGACCAAGGTCCGAGCGGCACGGGCTCCAGAGCACCGGCATCTCTCCCGGGTGGGACCCCCGGGCAGCACTGGCCGAGCCTGCCGCTGTCACTGTGCACAGAGCCCACCCAGCACCGGCCTGGCGGGAAGGACGTGGCTTCACCCGGCCCAGCCAGAGCCGTGGGCTCCGCAGCCCCACGCCCACTGgggaccctcctcctcctctgggccGGGGGTGCATGGCTCCCGCAAGGGCGGATCGCGACACCTGGGCTGTGATTTCTGTCCTCACCACGGCCCCTCCTGTGCCCGCCGCACCCGCTCTGCTCCTGGTTCTGGAGGACCCTCCTGCATGTGCCCTCCTGACCGGCACCGTGTTCCTGGGCACCGTGGGGGCTGTGTGCCCGTCACCACCCGGCTGAGCTGCTCCCGTGCCCGAGGCGCCTCTGTGCTCCCCTGACACACCCCAGCcagaggggaggggctggagcccGGAGCTGGCCGGAGAGGAAGAGCCTGTTCCCCTAACGCATTTATTGTGTCTTCCAAGGACAGCGGGCAGCGGCTGTGCGGGCAGCGGTTTTTCGCAGGGCTCACGCCGCTGGTCATCCGCCTCAGGCCTGGCTTGGGGCAGGGCGGGGTCTTTGCGTGGAGGCCGCGTGGTCTGTACCGTGGCCGCCTGGTGTCCCAGGACACGGAAACGGGGCCTCAGTGCCTGGCGAGGGAGAGGCTGTGGGGCCAGTGGGTGGCGGCACCAGACGCCTGGCCTGCTGGCCCCGCCGCACCCTCTTCTCTGAGCCCGTACCTGCCCGGTGGCTACGCGCTGTCCTTCGGCCTCCTCTTGGCCGTGTACGGGATGCAGCACACCCAGCTGGTCCGCGtcctgccaggggtggggggcgtGAGGGGTGAGCAAGGGCCCCGGCCGCGGCCACGCGCTCTagagcagcccctgccccagcgcCCGAGGTGCTTCCTGACTCCCACGCCCACTCCCGCACGTCCGCAGGGCGCCCAGGGCTCGGTGCCAAGGGGCGGCACACGCCAATCATGCCGGGGGCCCAGGCCACCCTCTGGGCCGCCCTGCCAAGGCCCGGGAGAGAAACCTCAGCAGGTCGGAGCAGCCCGGCAGCTGTGGGTCCAGGGGGGTGGGCGGCTCTGGCATCCACCAGGCCAGGCCCCCACCGGGCCCCAGATGGCCTCCAGGGGCCCAGGACAGCTCTCGCCGTGCCGGCTCCACCTGGCGGGTTCTCCAGGGCAGCTGAGTCGCAGGGCAGGTGGAGCACAAAGCCCCCAAGCTCCGAGCCACGTGGCAAACCCACCCCCGGGAAACATGAGAACAACACAGCTCCCCGCGGCGGAGAACCACCTGCCCAGGCCCAGTGCGGGAGTGTGACACACTCTGCCGTCCCGGGAAAAGCTCATGTGACCTGGTGATGTTAGGGACGTGGTCAGGGAACCTCTCAGGGGGGAGAGAATAAACCACCTCACAGAACTTCTCCCCCATGACATAAAAATCTGAGGAGACGGTAATGCCGTAACAGTATCATAGCAGCAACAATAATTCATCAATAACGGCCAAGCAGCTCCACGCTGTTCACGCTCAGGCCGCCGGTCCAGAGAGACGCCCCTGGGGACGGGCCCGGCGTCACTCAGCCCTTGCTCTGAGACGCGGAGACCACCCGCTGCCCCATCCCCCCTTCAAGAGGTGGGATTTGGGGCGAGTTTAAGACTTTCCTCTGTGTTGTGCTCGCTTACATTGTTTCAGTTATTTGAAATGACCGTGCATCAGTTTTATAGATTCAATAGAGcaactttccttttaaaaaaaaacctgtaataAGTAGGCCAGGCCGGGGGTGGGGCTCACCACTgcgatcccagcactttgggaggccgaggcgggaggatcgcttgagctcagaaattcgagaccagcctgggcaacagagcaagaccccatctgtacaaaaaatttaaaaattagccagacatggtggcgtgAGCCTATGGTCCcggccactcgggaggctgaggcaggaggatgcttgagcccaggagttcaaggctgcagtgagctgtgatgacaccactgcactcaggcTGGGTGAcaaagacccagtctctacaaaaataaaaataaataagacacaaaactttaaaaatctgtagTAAGTCAAAATACTAATATAGCTACTAATTCTGAGTGGTGGGAATTCGGATCATGGCAATTTTCTTCCTTGTATTTCTCtgtattgtttaaaataaaacaaaatggatcCCTGGACCCTCGGTGGGCCGGAGGTGAGGGTCTGGCCTGCTCCCGAGGTCCCTCCTCCTGGCCGAGGCCTCAGGGCCTCGGGACGTCTTGGGGCTTCGCCGGTCCTGCATGGCATCTGCCCGGCAGGGAGAGAGCCGTCCGGACACATGTCCTCCCAACCTAGGGACCCACCTGACCACGACAGCGGCCACGTCGCAGCCCCCACTGCCCACAGGGCCCCAGTCCGTGGCCTCGGCAGCCAGAAAGCAAATGGAGGCCGTACCCCCGGCCACCTCTCCTTCCCACACCTGTTCCTTCGCTGGCCGACGGGTGGGCCGCGCCTGCTCTGGGGCGGGAGGTGCTGTGAAGGCGGCGCGGCCCCCAGAGGGCCGCGGCCTGCTGCCCCTCGGCCCCTCCAGCCCTGGCACATGCTCCGTCTCCGCAGGCTCccggggagcagagggaggcacAGGCGCGCGGAGGCCTCCACAAGTGGTGGAGGAAACGTCCCCGCCCCCCAGTGTGACCAGCCAGCGTCACTCACTCGTCTTCTGACGCGTCCCCCGTGTCCATCCAGGACCGCTTCTCTTCCATCGCGGCACAGGTGGCCACCTGTGGGGAGTGGCAGGACAGGTGTCAACCGCAGGTGCCGGGGCCGGACCTGCGACCTGCCAGAGGACCAGGGGCGCGGAGATGGGGCACAGAGACAGGGCGTGAAGACGGGGTGTGAGGTGCAGAGATGGGGTGCAGAGATGGGGTGTGAGGTGCGGTGTGGAGATGGGGTGTGAGGTGCAGAGATAGGGTGTGAAGATGGGGTGCAAGGTGTGGAGATGGGGTGTGGAGACAGGGTGTGGAGACGGGGTGCAGAGATGGGGTGTGGAGATGGGGTGTGAGGTGCAAAGATGGGGTGTGGAGATGGGGTGCGGGGACAGGGTGTGGAGACGGGGTGCAGAGATGGGGTGTGGAGATGGGGTGTGAGGTGCGAAGATGGGGTGTGGAGATGGGGTGCGGGGATGGGGTGTGGAGATGGGGTGTGAGGTGCAAAGATGGGGTGTGGAGATGGGGTGCGGGGACAGGGTGTGGAGATGGGGTGTGAGGTGCAAAGATGGGGTGTGGAGATGGGGTGCGGGGATGGGGTGTGGAGATGGGGTGTGAGGTGCGGTGCGGAGATGGGGTGCAGAGATGGGGTGCGAAGATGGGGTGCAAGGTACGGAGATGGGGTACAAAGATGGGGTGTGAGGTGCAGAGATGGGGTGCAGAGACAGGGTGCAGAGACGGGGTGTGGAGATGGggggatggagatggggtgcagaGATGGGGCACGGAGATGGGGGCACAGAGACAGGGCATGGAGACAGCCCCAGATGACCTCCCACCAGACAGGACTCTGCTGAGTGGAAATTTCAAATTAGGGGCCCCTGACCAAGGAACTGCGCCCTTGACGTGGGCCTCCCTGGCCCCAGACTACAGACTGGGACACGTAGCCTGATCCTTCCCACTCTACCCTGGCTGACCCTCCTGGACTCCGCAGAACCCACGTACCCCAGGAGTGGCCTCGTGAGGCAGTAACAACCAGCTCTCCCCACCTTAGGGCAAAAGGGGTATCTGCAAAATAACCGACCCCAGGCAGAAGCCTAAACCTGCCAAGAAAGAACTTTAAGAAACCTCCAAAATGATGACTGTTTGCTACAGCTGAGAAATGGAGGAAGACATCCCAGATATCTGTGTTGGAAGGGCCCAGACAAGCCACCGGGTCAACCTCTTCTTTTTagataatgatggtgatggtgatgatgatggttatGGTGGTGAAGATGgttatgatggtggtgatgatggttatgatggtggtgatgatggttatGGTGGGGGTGATGGTTGTGATGATGGGTacgatggtgatgatgatggttatggtggtgatgatggttatgatggtggtggtgatggttatggtggtgatgatggttgtgatggtgatgatgatggttatggtggtgatgatggttgtgACAATGGGTACAATGGTGATGACGATGgttatggtggtgatgatggttatgatggtggtggtgatggttatggtggtgatgatggttatggtggtggtgatgattatgatggtggtgatgatggttatggtggtgatgatggttatgatggtggtgatgatagttatggtggtgatgatggttatggtggtgatgatggttatgatggtggtgatgatggttatGGTGGTGGTGATCATTATGATGGTGGGTacgatggtgatgatgatggttatgatggtggtgatggttatgatggtggtgatgatggttatggtggtggtgatggttatgatggtggtgatgatggttatgatggtggtggtgatggttatggtggtggtgatgatggttatggtggtggtgatgattatgatggtggtgatgattatgatggtggtgatgatggttatggtggtgatgatggttatgatggtggtgatgatggttatggtggtgatgatggttgtgACGATGGGTACGATGGTGATGACGATGgttatggtggtgatgatgattatgatggtggtgatgatggttatggtggtgatgatggttgtgACGATGGGTACGATGGTGATGACGATGgttatggtggtgatgatggttatgatggtggtgatgatggttatggtggtggtgatggttatgatggtggtgatggttatgatggtggtgatgatggttatggtggtgatgatggttatgatggtggtgatgatggttatggtggtagtgatggttgTGATGATGGGTACGATGGTGATGACGATGgttatggtggtgatgatggttatggtggtgatgatggttatgatggtggtgatggttatggtggtgatgatggttatgatggtggtgatgatggttatggtggtgatgatggttatgatggtggtgatgatggttatggtggtgatgatggttatggtggtagtgatggttgTGATGATGGGTACGATGGTGATGACGATGGTTATGGTGGTGATGACGGTTGTGATGGTGATCATGATGACGGTTATGATGATGATGGGTACAATGAtggaggtggtgatggtgacatgatgatgatggtggtgtgACAGTGATGATGGCAATGACAATGACAATACTGAAGTGTTCTGAGTGTGAGGCTGTTCTGAGAGCTTTACAAAACCACCCTACTATgatgatccccattttatagaagagccAACTGAGGCACACACAGGTAAGAGTGGTTTGCACATTTACTGGCAGAGCCATTCACCAACGAAGACCAGGTCACCCGACTCCCACCCCAACGTGACCCCACAGGAAGTCCGGGGGGCCCACAGACACCCTGAGGTTGGCCTGGGCCCTGACGTCCCTGGTGGTCCTGGAGTGTGTGCAGGTTGGAGTGCGGGAAGGTGAGGAAGAGGCAAGGGTGTGCCCCGCCCAAGGCCCATCCGCAGCCCCAGGGACCCCTCCAGCAGCCGTgggccccaggcctctgccctgcccGCAGCACACGCCTGTCACGGGGCAAGTTCCTGGAAAGGCCTCTCAGGCCCGGCCTGGAAAACGCAGGCACCTTCCCGGTGGGTGGCGTGACTTTGCGTGGGTGAGGGTCTCATCTTTACCTCCTCGGTGTGGTCCCGCAGATCGATCTCCACAAACACAGACGGCTTCTGTGAATGGAAACCAAAGAGGTGGGCGGCGGGCGCACGTGAGCAAGGAGGAAAGCAGAATGCCCGGGGGCAGTGGGCTCCCGGCCCGGGGGCAGCCAGGCCTGAGGACGCCACCAGGACCACCGGACACCGCAATGCTTCGCGGGGGCTCCCGGGGAGCGGGCAGAGCGCTGGTGGTGTGCGCACCATGAGGGGCCGTGGGAGGAGGACTTGGCGCTCTCAccccactctcctcccctcccGCCAGGGCGCTGACAGCCGGAGGGCATCCTCTGCCTTCGCCGGGTGACGGAACAGTGCCCAGAGCCGTGGCGGCCCCTTCACCCCAGACCTGCTCGGCAGGGCAGCACCTGGACTCTGCGCCCCCCAGCCTGCGGGGCCACACCCTGCACTGGGTGGTCAAGACTCCCACGGAGATGTGAGCGCCCCGCGGCTCAGCCGCCGTCCTGGGCCTCCGACTGGGCACCTTGGCTGCCCAGACCATGTCCCCACCCAGTGGCAACACTGTGGTCAACTCCAGGGAAGTGTTTGGGAGGGTGAAGGGCTCCCAGGGCCCCGAACCGAAGCCGGGACCGTCTGCGGGACAGCCTGGCGGACGCGCCCAGCTCCACCCCCTGCACGAGCCGTGGAGGAAAACAAAGCCGCCTTCTTCATCGAGTGCCTGGGGGACCCACCCTGCACTGACGTGTCTCTGCCACACCTCAGGGCATGGGCTCTGGGGGTTCTTCCGGGCCACGGTCACACCGAGGTCCCCTCTGCCCAGACCCCAGGCCTTGCTGGTGGCCGCCCCGTCCGGCAAGCTGGGTGAGGACGCTGCTATATGCACAGGGGCGCAGAGTGTGGGCCCCTTTCTGGGGTGGGGCTCGGTCCAGCGCTGAGGCACGGCGCCCACGGAGATGGCCCCGGCCACAGTCACGGCAGGCTCGTGGCCCGTGGGACTCGCGCCTGGACAGGCCCCCCCGTCTCACTTCTGTCCCCGCGGCGGAGAGCGTGTACCTCTTTCTCCAGGTCGTTCAGCCCCACGGACTCCTGCTCCTGAAAGCCCAAAGACACCAACCAGGTAAACAGAGGCAGGACTCTCAGGCAGGGGACAAAAAACTCTGCCACGCTCGGGCGCTACCTGACCTCGGCTTCCCCGCGGTGGCAGCGCTCGCCCCGCGGCTCCCCCGTGGTGCTGGCCTCCGAGCCTCCCTTCTCGGGCTCCGGTTCCGTTCTTCCCGCCGCGGGGTCCGCCCGTCCAAGGCcaccctcctccttctctgccgCGCCTTCCTCCACGTTCCCCTGGCTGCACGAGACGCGGGAACGCTGGTTTGGAAAAGGCGCCACTTGTGCCACACTGGACACGGGGCCAcggggctgtgggctgggggggCCTCGCCGGGCAGGGGGGTCTGTGAGCCACGGGCCCTCCTGGCAGGACGGGCCTGGCCCCGCTGCCGCTGCAGCCACGTCTGGGTGGGAGGAGCCCGCCCTGAATCGCCCCCTGCCGCCCTGGCAACCAAGCTGTGCATGGCCAGGCCGGGCTGGCGCAGAAGGAGGGTCAAAGCTGGCTCTGGGGGGGAGACGTGGCCACCCTCGCGGCAGACTCCCGGTGTGGATGGGCAGTGAGAGCCGCCTGGCCCTGCCACTACTCATACCGGCCAGGTGTGCAGGGGACCGGCCACACGGGGAGGACAGCAGGACACCCCAGCGATGGCTCTGGGGGCTGCCAGCCCAACTTTGCCACAGCGAGCTCACTGCCGCGTGGTGCATGGAGGCCTCCTTGCCGGGCCTGCCCGCGGGCTCTCCAGGGAGGCTGTGCCAGGCTGGCCTCAGACACCGTCCTCAGACACGGGGGCACCTAACGCTCATCCACCAACTGCACCGGGGAGACTCCGGGGCCAGGTCCCTCCCTGGCTGCGCACAAGGGGAGCCATTTGCGAACCGGGCGAGTGGCCCCTGTGCTGCGAATCGGTCTGAGAAAATTCCTGGTGCCTCAATGGCCGTCACGTCCTCCAAGATGGCGGGAGGGTGCGTGGGCAAACACggccagggcaggggaaggggcctGAGCAGGTGGGCGCCCACCCTCCCCAAAGCCACCAGAGCCGTCCCTCGTGACAGCCAACAGTGCCTGTCCCCAGGAGGGCTCCTCCCCTGACGCGTCCCTTCTCCAATACATCCCCAACCCCCATCGAGCCCCTGGGTGGGGCCTTCCCAGGACCCCCGGCCCCTCCAGGCCCCCCCCCAGGTCTCTCGCACGCATGGCCTTGTGCACTTCGGGTTTCCAGGGCCGCGCCAGGCCCCTCTTACCAGCCGGCATCTTCCGCGTCGCTCCGCCGGTCTTTCCCCGGATCCTCAGACTCTGAGAAGGAAGGACAGAGCGGTCAGTGCACCAGCTTCGCAGCCGCCATCGCCAGCGTGGTGCACAGCTCAAGCGAGCTCCCCCGCCCCACCACGTGCCCTGCTACTCGGCCCCCGCGTCTGTGGCTCCGACATGTTCCACAGCACAGCCCCACGGCGCCGTGCGCCCCAGTGACCTGGAGAGACGCACGGTGACTTCTCGGGTCTGGCCAGGCATGACCGGCCGGAAGCAGCAGAGCAGGAGGTGGGCGAGGCCCCCGAAACCTGAAACCACTCGGTTGTCCAGAGAATCCTCCGGTCATAGATTCCTCCTGGCTCCTCTGGGGGTGTCGCCAGGTGTTTCTAGTGGTCCTTTACCCAAAAAGAGCCAGCaagggtcttttctttttttttttttgagacagagtctcgctttgttgtccaggctagagtgagtgccgtggcgtcagcctagctcacagcaacctcaaactcctgggcttaagcgatgctactgcctcagcctcccgagtagctgggactacaggcatgcgccaccatgcctggctaattttttctatatagatttttaattggccagataatttctttctattttttagtagagatggggtctcgctcttgctcaggctggtctctaactcctgaccttgagcaatccacccgcctcggcctcccagagtgctgggatgacaggcgtgagccaccgtgcccggcctagcgAGGGTCTTTGTCCTGAGGGTCTCAGGGGGGCTCCTGGACCTTGCCCAGGGGGCTGTGGAGCCGGCGGAGTGAACGTGGGGGTGGGATCCGCCACCCCAGGCCTTTCATCCAGCTCTGCTCCAGGCCCGGGCGTGGGAACCTCAGCAGGGAGCAGCTCCGGGGGGGTCCCAGGAGGTGAGACCAGTGGCTGCCCCTGGGGCTGCCCACGGGGAGGCTGGTATGAAGCCCAGGAGGTCATAGCGCGGAGGCATCGCAGGATGAACGGGCACCTGGGGCCGAGTGGGCTCAGGGCCAGGCCCACAGCAGGTTCTGGAACCTGGGCTCTCAGAGCTGCTCTTGCTGTCCCCCTCCAGAGCACCCTCTGCGTGTCCTCGGTGAGCCCGGTCTCCTGTGTCACAGCAGGGACTCAGATGCAGCACCTCGGCTGCCTGGGTGGCCGCACGCTCTCGGGGAACCGGCTCCTGGAACACGTCTGGGCCCCGTGCGGAGGGTCCCAGGACCGGGCAGGGCCTGTGGTGGCCCCCCCTCCCGCGCCGTCTGGGGAAGGCCAAGGCTCTGGGGCCGCTCTGGGACCTGCTTCTGTCCCTGCTCAAATCACCCTGAGCAGCCTTCaggtcctttctttttttgagaactCTGCTCATCTCAGGCGAGCCCGGGGCAGGGGGATGGCAGCCCCCCAGTGGCTCACGGCTCCCAGACAGCTCGTCTTTGGTCTTCACGCTGTCCCAGGGCTCAGGGGAGCAGACGGCATGTTCCCCTGCCGTGTGCCGACCCCAGACAGCTGCGGACAGAGCCAGCGCCACGGTCTCTCAGCCACTCAGGCCAGGGCTCTGGGACGTGTGTGCACCGACGCTCCAAGTGCAACCGGGACATCGCACGCAGCCACCCCTGGGCC
Above is a genomic segment from Lemur catta isolate mLemCat1 chromosome 13, mLemCat1.pri, whole genome shotgun sequence containing:
- the C13H13orf46 gene encoding uncharacterized protein C13orf46 homolog, whose amino-acid sequence is MEKDTATHRRHRPGPGALPAGAAPGHPRTASEVAELQRSRSVGSLHQKGDPPSCLRKPRKEPESEDPGKDRRSDAEDAGCQGNVEEGAAEKEEGGLGRADPAAGRTEPEPEKGGSEASTTGEPRGERCHRGEAEEQESVGLNDLEKEKPSVFVEIDLRDHTEEVATCAAMEEKRSWMDTGDASEDETRTSWVCCIPYTAKRRPKDSA